The following are from one region of the Planctomycetia bacterium genome:
- the panC gene encoding pantoate--beta-alanine ligase, with amino-acid sequence MIETKQPRIVHDVADLRRAVQEARAAGRSIGLVPTMGALHPGHVSLVDESARTCGFTIVTIFVNPTQFGPKEDFSKYPRTLEADVALVSAHGADLIFAPATEVVYPPGHATFVEMHGITEPLEGECRPGHFRGVATVVLKLFNMAAPDVAFFGRKDFQQTLVIKQLVRDFDLPIEIRVCPTLREADGLAMSSRNIYLSNEERQQALSLSRALRKAEQIAKAGERDVWKIRDVLQTELAATPAIRVQYAVVADAETLREPATLDRPCVALIAAFVGKTRLIDNCLFEPSA; translated from the coding sequence ATGATTGAAACCAAACAACCTCGCATCGTTCACGACGTCGCCGATTTGCGACGCGCCGTGCAAGAGGCGCGCGCCGCGGGCCGGTCGATCGGGCTGGTGCCGACGATGGGAGCCTTGCATCCCGGCCACGTGAGTCTCGTCGATGAATCGGCACGCACATGCGGCTTCACGATCGTGACGATCTTCGTCAACCCGACGCAGTTCGGCCCCAAGGAAGACTTCAGCAAGTATCCGCGTACGCTCGAGGCCGACGTCGCGCTGGTCTCCGCACATGGAGCGGATCTGATTTTCGCCCCGGCGACCGAAGTCGTTTATCCCCCGGGTCATGCGACGTTCGTCGAAATGCACGGCATTACGGAGCCGTTGGAGGGGGAGTGTCGGCCCGGCCATTTCCGCGGCGTCGCAACCGTGGTCTTGAAGCTGTTCAATATGGCTGCGCCCGACGTTGCGTTCTTCGGTCGGAAAGATTTCCAGCAGACGCTCGTCATCAAGCAACTCGTGCGCGATTTCGATTTGCCGATCGAGATTCGAGTCTGCCCGACGCTGCGCGAAGCAGACGGCTTGGCTATGAGCAGCCGGAATATTTACCTCAGCAACGAGGAGCGGCAGCAGGCGTTGTCGCTGAGTCGGGCATTGCGGAAAGCCGAGCAGATTGCGAAGGCCGGCGAGCGCGATGTTTGGAAAATTCGAGATGTGCTGCAAACCGAGCTTGCGGCAACCCCGGCAATTCGTGTGCAATACGCGGTAGTCGCCGATGCCGAGACGCTCCGCGAACCTGCCACGCTGGATCGACCCTGTGTTGCGTTGATCGCCGCTTTCGTCGGCAAGACACGACTCATCGACAATTGCCTGTTCGAACCGTCGGCATAG
- a CDS encoding sigma-70 family RNA polymerase sigma factor — protein sequence MTDDQLIDEALSGRSASFGQLVSKYQDRLYTALVHVTGSMDDARDAAQDAFVQAFVKLNSFHRESAFYTWLYRIAFNTAISSARRKKTHASIDQFRESSGIEPLGRDDGPNEGLEREERACQVRSALAALPHDYRVVVVLREIDGCDYEQISEILDVPVGTVRSRLHRARLQLKDHLKTAMQME from the coding sequence GTGACTGATGACCAACTTATCGACGAAGCTCTCAGCGGACGTTCGGCCTCATTCGGGCAATTGGTTTCCAAGTATCAAGATCGCCTTTATACGGCACTTGTGCATGTAACCGGCTCGATGGACGACGCTCGCGATGCTGCGCAGGATGCGTTTGTGCAAGCTTTCGTGAAACTCAACTCGTTTCATCGTGAAAGTGCGTTCTATACGTGGCTCTACCGCATCGCCTTTAACACGGCTATCAGCTCGGCACGACGTAAGAAAACCCACGCCTCGATCGACCAGTTTCGCGAGTCGAGCGGAATCGAACCTCTCGGCCGCGACGACGGCCCGAACGAGGGACTGGAGCGAGAAGAACGAGCTTGCCAAGTCCGCTCGGCGTTGGCGGCGCTGCCGCACGATTACCGCGTGGTGGTCGTGCTGCGCGAGATCGATGGTTGCGATTACGAACAAATATCCGAGATCCTCGATGTGCCGGTCGGCACGGTTCGCAGCCGCCTGCATCGAGCGAGATTGCAATTAAAAGACCACTTAAAGACCGCGATGCAAATGGAGTGA
- a CDS encoding prolipoprotein diacylglyceryl transferase, whose product MLQTLFVIPPSIGGVPLFGFGIFAALWAVWCVVYAILFSRKQGWSAELVSSLGVMALIEMMLIYVVPRIMLRNEVGELIGIAVRGYGVMLLTGIIAGVALSVYRGTRVGMPADLIYSLALWIFVAGMVGARSFYVIEYWKSFQRDSLQETIGAVLNMTEGGLVVFGGLIGALGAILFFARKHKLPLLPLADMAAPGMMLGLAFGRIGCFCNGCCFGDVCEAPWAVEFPAGTPPHIRQVEQGRAFGFMVAGRPLGGEESAMLVPTITVVDPESSAARAGLKVGEVVKSIDGHPVDSVEKARTALYFGYAERHLPVRISTDRGEYSIEPLPGLLEHSRPIHPAQLYASFDAFLATLLLLAFTPLSRRDGETFALFLTVHPISRFLLEEIRIDEPGMFGTQLSISQHISIVLLGLAVCLWLYIERRPAGFAWPRTQAKPTP is encoded by the coding sequence ATGCTACAAACGCTGTTCGTTATTCCCCCGTCCATCGGCGGCGTTCCACTCTTCGGCTTCGGGATCTTCGCCGCTCTCTGGGCCGTCTGGTGTGTCGTCTACGCGATTCTCTTTTCGCGCAAGCAAGGCTGGAGCGCCGAACTGGTCAGTTCGCTCGGTGTGATGGCGCTGATCGAAATGATGCTGATCTACGTCGTGCCGCGGATCATGCTTCGCAACGAAGTGGGCGAGTTGATCGGCATCGCCGTGCGCGGCTACGGCGTGATGCTGTTGACCGGCATTATCGCCGGTGTCGCGCTCTCGGTGTATCGCGGAACGCGCGTGGGAATGCCGGCCGACTTGATCTACTCGCTCGCACTTTGGATCTTCGTGGCAGGCATGGTCGGCGCTCGTTCGTTTTACGTCATCGAATACTGGAAAAGCTTCCAGCGCGATTCGCTCCAAGAAACGATCGGGGCGGTCTTGAACATGACCGAAGGGGGCCTCGTCGTCTTCGGCGGCCTCATCGGCGCGCTCGGCGCGATCCTCTTCTTCGCCCGTAAGCACAAGCTTCCGCTATTGCCATTGGCCGATATGGCGGCACCGGGCATGATGCTCGGCCTCGCGTTCGGTCGCATCGGTTGCTTCTGCAACGGCTGCTGCTTCGGCGACGTTTGCGAAGCCCCTTGGGCCGTCGAGTTTCCGGCCGGCACGCCGCCGCATATTCGGCAAGTGGAACAAGGCCGCGCATTCGGCTTCATGGTCGCTGGTCGTCCGCTGGGCGGGGAGGAATCCGCCATGCTCGTGCCGACGATCACGGTCGTCGATCCCGAATCCTCCGCTGCGCGAGCGGGACTTAAGGTCGGCGAGGTTGTGAAGAGCATCGACGGTCATCCGGTAGACAGCGTCGAAAAGGCTCGAACGGCCCTCTACTTCGGTTATGCCGAGCGGCATCTTCCTGTGCGAATCTCGACCGATCGAGGCGAGTATTCGATCGAGCCTTTGCCGGGCTTGTTGGAACACAGCAGACCGATCCATCCCGCACAGTTATATGCTTCATTCGATGCCTTCTTAGCGACCTTGCTGCTCCTCGCCTTCACTCCCCTAAGTCGGCGCGACGGGGAAACGTTTGCCCTTTTCCTTACCGTGCATCCGATTTCTCGCTTCCTGTTGGAAGAAATTCGGATCGACGAACCGGGAATGTTCGGTACTCAACTCAGTATTTCGCAACATATCAGCATCGTTCTATTGGGGTTGGCGGTTTGCCTCTGGCTGTACATCGAACGGCGTCCGGCAGGCTTCGCTTGGCCTCGAACGCAAGCGAAGCCCACTCCCTAA
- the folK gene encoding 2-amino-4-hydroxy-6-hydroxymethyldihydropteridine diphosphokinase, protein MPTAIVSLGSNLGDRAATLDSGLAALHATNGVRVVRRSTWYETSPIGGPEYQEPFLNGAALLETTLPPTALLNVLQHIENEHGRVRETHWGPRTLDLDLLIYDDLVQATSRLVVPHPRLSFRKFVLQGVVEVAPTASHPILHRTFVELQRHLDVAPNYVAFVGMSPGFRSQIAAEAADCAAAKLVEATAADVPAFAELMAPDSSQDATGLRASAAIKFLHARIDAIRASLAEAGDKWIVDDGWIIAEVAELAWRLEEKERAILLSEWKSVCQDADASTFGTTHVGTSLQPKLLASLRTKDELPMISVETLRRASPFEIEFLPTVDLDTSDRERALLEFVAALDASR, encoded by the coding sequence ATGCCGACGGCGATCGTCAGTTTGGGCTCGAACCTCGGCGATCGCGCTGCAACTCTCGATAGCGGGCTCGCAGCCCTGCATGCGACCAACGGCGTTCGGGTCGTCCGGCGAAGCACTTGGTACGAAACGAGCCCGATCGGCGGACCGGAGTATCAAGAACCGTTTCTCAACGGTGCCGCACTCTTAGAGACGACGCTCCCCCCGACGGCGCTGCTGAACGTGCTCCAGCACATCGAGAACGAGCATGGTCGCGTGCGCGAAACGCATTGGGGACCACGCACGCTCGATCTCGACCTGCTCATCTACGACGATCTCGTTCAAGCAACGTCGCGGCTCGTCGTGCCGCATCCTCGCTTGAGCTTTCGCAAGTTCGTTCTGCAAGGAGTCGTCGAGGTCGCCCCCACGGCGAGCCATCCGATTCTCCATCGCACGTTCGTGGAGTTACAGCGACACCTCGACGTTGCGCCGAACTACGTGGCCTTCGTCGGAATGAGTCCCGGCTTCCGAAGTCAAATCGCGGCGGAAGCCGCCGACTGCGCAGCGGCGAAGCTCGTCGAAGCCACGGCTGCCGACGTGCCGGCATTCGCCGAACTCATGGCGCCCGACAGTTCGCAGGACGCGACTGGTCTGCGAGCAAGCGCCGCGATAAAATTTCTACATGCACGAATCGACGCGATTCGCGCATCGCTCGCCGAGGCCGGCGACAAGTGGATCGTCGACGACGGTTGGATCATAGCGGAAGTCGCGGAACTGGCGTGGCGGCTCGAAGAGAAAGAGCGTGCGATCTTGCTCTCGGAATGGAAATCCGTTTGCCAAGACGCGGATGCGTCGACATTCGGAACGACGCATGTCGGCACGTCGTTGCAACCGAAACTACTAGCGTCGCTTCGAACGAAAGACGAACTTCCTATGATTTCCGTCGAAACGCTTCGCCGAGCTTCGCCGTTCGAAATTGAGTTCTTGCCGACGGTCGACTTAGACACTTCCGATCGTGAACGAGCGTTGCTGGAATTCGTCGCGGCTTTGGATGCGTCTCGTTAA